A window of Fibrobacter sp. UBA4297 genomic DNA:
TCTTCGCGGGCAACGTCTTCCAACGTACGGGCGACCTTGACTTCCTTGAAGAAGATGAGGCTATCGCCTTCCTTGATATCGTCGTAACCCTTGAGGCCGATACCGCATTCAAAGCCACGAGCAACAGACTTGACGTCGTCCTTCATGCGCTTCAAGGACTGGACCACGGTCGTACCGAGTTCGATACCGTTGCGGTAAACGCGGACATGGCTCGTGCGGTCGACTTCGCCGTCGGTAACCATACAGCCAGCGATGAGACCAACCTTCGGGACCTTGAACACCTGGCGGATTTCGGCTTCGCCAACGAGTTCTTCGCGCATGATCGGCTTGAGGAGGCCTTCCACAGCGTTCTTGATATCTTCAATGCAGTCGTAAATCACGCGGTAGTTGCGGATTTCGATGCCTTCCTTCTGGGCCATTTCGCGGACAGCGAGAGACGGCATCAAGTGGAAGGAAATAATGATTGCCTGTGCGGTCGTTGCAAACAGGATATCGGATTCCGTAATCGTACCCACACCCTTGCGGATGATGTTGACGCGGACTTCCTTGTTGGTAAGCTTTTCGAGGGAAGCGGCCAAAGCTTCTGCAGAACCACCCACGTCGGCCTTGACGATGAGGTTGAGTTCGGAGAGCGTACCTTCCTTCTTTGCATTGAAGGAGTTTTCGAGAGAGACCGTCTTACGGGCGCGGAGATCGCGTTCACGAGCGGCCATACGGCGCTTGGAAGCAATTTCACGTGCGGTCTTTTCGTCTTCCACCACGACAAGTTCGTCACCAGCCTGCGGAGTACCGTCAAAGCCGAGCACCTGGCACGGAGCAGACGGAGGAGCTTCCTTCATCTGTTCACCGCGTTCGTTAAACATGGCACGGACACGGCCAGCGTAGATACCGCAAACAAACGGGTCACCCACATGGAGCGTACCGTTCTGCACGAGGATCGTAGCCATGGAACCCTTACCCACGTCGAGCTTGGATTCAACGACAGCGCCACGGGCGTGCGTATCCGGATTAGCCTTAAGTTCAAGAATTTCAGCTTCGAGAGCGAGCGTTTCGAGGAGGACATCCATGCCCTGACCCGTACGTGCAGAAACTTCGATACAGCTGGTCTGACCACCCCACTGTTCGACTTCCACACCGCGTTCTGCGAGCTGGGCGCGAATCTTGTCCGGGTTTGCGGTCGGAAGGTCCATCTTCGTAATGGCGACGACCATCGGCACATTTTCGCGCTTGGCAAGTTCAATACATTCAACCGTCTGCGGCATCACCATGGAGTCAGCAGCCACGACGAGAACGATAACGTCAGTCACCTGGGAACCACGAGCACGCATAGCACTGAAGGCTTCGTGACCCGGAGTATCGAGGAAGGTAACCTTGCCCTGCTTGGTGGTGACTTCGTATGCACCGATGTGCTGCGTAATGCCACCCGATTCGCCGGACACCACGTGAGTCTTACGAATCCAGTCGAGGAGAGAGGTCTTACCATGGTCAACGTGGCCCATGACGGTAACCACCGGATGACGCGGCTGGAGATTTTCCTGGGATTCTTCCTCGATGCCGAGAGCTTCTTCTTCGTATTCTTCCATCAGCTGAGCTTCGTAACCGAATTCATCAGCCAAAATCTGGATCGTTTCGAAATCAAGGCGAGCGTTGATGGTCACCATCATGCCCATTTCCATGCACTTTGCAATGACGCGTGCCGGCATCTGGTCCATGAGGCCTGCGAGTTCGCCCACGGTAATGAAGTCCGAAGTCTTGAGAATCTTCTTTTCTTCACCCGTATTGTTTTCGGAGTGATCCTTGTGATAAACTTTCTTGACCGGGTTCTTGGAAAGCGAGGCCATCACGCGGGAGACATTCTGACGAACGGCTTCCTGCTGCTGTTCCCTCTGCATTTCCTGGCGGTCTTTAGTATTGCTGCGGCGGTTCTTGTCATTGGCATGGCGACCGTTCTGGCCCTTGCCATTGCCCTTACCGTTCTGGTTGTTCTGACCGAGAGACTGGTTATTGTTGTTGGAAGCGTTGAAGGCTTCCTGCATGGAACCGCTGGAGAATCCACCGTTACGACCGGTATAGCCGCGGCTACTGCTGCTAGCGTTACCGCCGTTCGGGCGACGATTATTGTTGTTATTGTTGCGGTTATCGTTACCGCCATTGCCGTTGTTCGAGAGACGGCCAAACGTACCCGTGTAACCCTGGCCATTGCCGCCATTGCGGTTTCCACCATTCGGACGGTGGTTGTTGCGAGCGGCCTGAGCCTGCTGGCGGGACTTTTCGATACGTGCAAGGATTGCGGCATCGGGCTTGAAGACCTGTGCCTTCATCGGCGGCTGCTTGAGTTCCGTCGTAGCAGACATCATCGTCGGCTGCGGAGCTGCGGGCTTCACTGCCGGAGCGGCAGGCTTTGCAGCCGGAGCAGGAGCAGCGGGCTTCGGAGCAGCTTGTGCAGGCGCCGGGGCGGCAGGCTTTGCCTGAGGTGCCGGGGCCTGTGCGGGAGCAGCGGGCTTAACAGCCGGAGCAGCAGGTGCTGCGGCCGGTGCGGGAGCAGGTGCTGCCGGCTTCGGGGCCGGAGCGGCAGGAGCCACTTGAGCCGGAGCAGGTGCGGCTGGCTTCGGTGCAACTTGTGCCGGGGCCGGGGCGGCCGGTTTTACGGCGGCCGGAGCTGCAGTTTTTGCAACCGAAGGCTTCACATCCTGTTTAGCGGCAGGCTTCGGAGCCTCCTTGCGGGGACCCGGGCCTTTCTTGAGGCTCACCTTCAAGCCAAGTCTGTTCGTCGCAACCGACGTTTCCTTCTTCTTTGCAGGAGCGGAAGCGGAAGAATCAGATTCAGAAGTAGCGGGCCTCTTGAGATTCTTGTTGCGGGCATCCTGCTTCTGTTTTTCGGCAGCGGCAGCATCCTCGATTTTAGCAAAGTCTGCCATATCCAATTTGGACATATGGGTACGAACTGCAACGCCTGCATCGCGAAGCAGCTTCATCACCACATCAACCTTCAATCCATGAGCATCTGCCCAATCCTTAGGTTTCATTTGAGATTCATTCGTCATGAATAGCCTATTCAATTCCTTTTCTTATTCTTCCGTTAAACTATTTGCCCTGCGCAAAAGTTTTTAAGCGTTCACGTCCTTCTTGACAGCTGCGGCCTTTGCCTTTCTGTCTTCGTCCATACGCTTCGCTCTCATTCTTCTTTCATCCTCATAGTTCGGAGCGAGGATGTTGTTCTTGGCTTCTTCGTCCATCTGAGACCATTCCTGTTCTCCATGAACATCGAGCTTGCGATCCACCAAACGACCGGCAAGTTCCACGTTCTGGCCACCCTTACCGATAGCCTGAGCGAGGTTTTCGTCATCCACGATGATCACGATACGGTCCGTATCCGGAACCGGGAACATCTTGAGGACTGATGCCGGAGCCAAGGAACGCTGAACGAACACATCAAAGTTTTCGTCCCAGTGAACGATATCGATACGTTCGTTGCCGAGTTCGCGGACAATCGTCTGCACGCGAGCACCCTTCATGCCGACGCAAGCGCCAACCGGGTCAATCTTTTCATCGCGAGAGTAAACAGCGATCTTTGCACGACGATTCTTGGAGTCACGGGCAACAGCCTTGATTTCGACAGTGCCTTCGTAGATTTCCGGAACTTCCTGACGGAGCAAAGCCTTGAGGAAGTCAGCGTTGGATCTAGACAAAATAACCTGAGCACCGCTCTTCGTAGATTCTTCCACGCGTGCAATCACAGCCTTCACAGAAGCGCCCTGAGTCAAGCGTTCGTGCGGGATCTGTTCGCGAGCCGGGAGTTCAGCTTCAATCTTGTTGCCAAGGTCAACAATAACGTTACGTTGTTCCAAACGAAGTACCGTACCGTTGATAATCGTACCGATGCGGCTGCGGTAAATGTCCATGATGCGCTGGCATTCAGCACTGCGGATGTGCTGGGTCAAGAGCTGCTTTGCAGTCTGGATTGCCTGACGACCAAAGGAGGAGGTCGGGAGTTCCATATAAAGGCTGTCGCCTGCCTGAGCATCTTCGTTGAAGTCGCGAGCTTCATCGACGAGCATGTAGCCTTCGTCCATTTCAGCCACTTCGTCGGCAGTCATGTTCGGGTCGTAGTCCGGATAGTCATCGACAACTTCGACATTCAAGAACACATGGACTTCGTTTGTTTCCATGTCGATATCGACGTTGATTTTCTTTTCGATGTGCAGATACTTGCGGGCCGCAGAAATAAGAGCCTTCTTGAGGGCGTCCAAAATCACGGAATCATCGACACTCTTGTCTTCAACGACTTCCTTGAGTACGTCGAGCAAGTTTACTTTCGGTTCGTTCTTCATATAGTTGACCTTCCTATTTAATTTCTACTTCGACCTTGGCCGAAAGCACTTCGGACCGCGGTATGACGATTTCGCCGGCATTGCCCTTGAGCTTGAGCGTCAGATTTTCTTCGTCGGCATTCAAAAGTTCACCAGTCACTGGCTTGCCCGTCGAGCGGGTCACACGGAGCAAGCGCCCCTTGTTGCGTTCAAAATCCGCCATAGACTTGAGGGGGCGGTCTATTCCCGGAGAAGAAACTTCAAGCGTATAAGCGCCCTCGATCAACTCGGGATCCAGGTCCAGCGCATCCGAAAGGAAATGACTCACGTTCGTGCAGTCATCGATAGTAACACCTTCGGGCTTGTCGATAAAGATTCGCAATGTCTTGCGTTTGCCAGCACGGAACACATCGGCTTCCACAAGCGTAACAGATGCGGACTTGCATGCATCGGCAATGAGAGAATTCAGTTTTTCTTGGGCGACCAAATAAACCTCTTACAATAAACGGCGTTCGTATTCGGGCCCGAATCCGGCTCGTTCAAGCCAAATTTGAACCCACGAACGTCAGTACATACCAAATAGAGAAATTTTTTTTGCTTTAGGCAACCGTTATTACGGACTTTGGCGTCAATAAGCGCAGTTCACACCGATCTCACCAAACTTTTCCGGTTCGGTAAAACCTTCCACACGGTTACCAGAACTTGAAGCGATATAGAAATCCATAAGCTTAGCCCAGAACATCAACTGCGCCCACTTACCTGCGGGGTAATTTCCACCATTACCTTCTTCATCAAGCGTCATGCTATACGGAACGTTAAAGGCAATACGGTCGCCATGCAAAATCCCGCCTTCGACAACATTACCATCAACATCCTTCAAAACGCCTTCAAACTGGTACATAGTCCCTTCTTCACCCTTGTTTGTCGCCCCAGAAATTCGGGACACATAGAATCCGTAAACATTGTCACCACGTAATACAACGAACGAAGGCACTTGAGAGCTGTTCATCTTAGCAACTGTGGAATCCGCCAATTCCGTATTTACATACAAGCTATTAAGAGCAAAACCAGCTTCATCTACCAATGTCGTAACCTTACGTACCATCGGCATGCCATAGCGGGAAGGTGCGGCATAAATGCTAAAGGACGATGGCAGCGACATCGAGAAATCAGAGATTTCGGTCTGGCGGTTTGCCACAAAGAAATGCAAATGATGCCAAGAATCATCAGCCCATCCCGTAGCATCAGACGCCCCATCACAATTCGTATACATAGCCAAAGGCTCTCCAACATGGCAACCATGATTATTCTTTGCAAGAGTCTGAATACTCACGCTACCTGGAGCAGGCAAGTGCGTACCGCCCAAGTCAATCACCAGAACACCATCGACAAACACCCACAAGTCACCACTACTAATAAACTTCAGTTCTTCTGGTACCGGCAACTGGTTTGATGACTTATACTGGAAAGTCGTGTAACCTTCCATAGTAAAGCCATAATTGCGCAAGTGCTGCAAGCCAAGAGTTCCATTCTTTATTGTCGCCTGTAAAGCCGCACTATGTCCGGTCCCTTCAGAATTTACAGCACGCGGGCCACCCGCATTCAGCCAGTCTGCGCAAAGCTTAGCGGTACTCTGGCCGTACAAATCCTGCTGAGTTTGAGCATACTGATACCTGTAAGGCGGGCAGAAAATAGAGAGCGACTGAGGCTCAAAAACTTCACAAGAACCCGTCAGCTGGATAGTTTCAATACAAGGTTTTGCACTCACCCATTCCCGATTCACCGGGTTCACGCTATCAAGCGGGAAGAATCCGCCATTACTGGAATTATAATTGTAAACAAAATCATTATTTTCATCAGAGGACCTCACAAGATCAAGGATCATATTGACGCGTTTGTTTACAGAAGGAACATCGGCAAACCACTGGTCAAAGTTCTTATTGTCGCAACGTTCGTTCAGCTTTTGAACGGCAACATCATACATATCAATGGTCCCATCATTGCTTGTATTCTTAAACAGCAAATAAGGATTCACCATGCCCGGTGTATAAACAACCGGATTCGCCCAGTTATTTTTACCGCCAGGACACTTTAAACCATTCACGTTATCAAGAGCATTTTTGTAGCCGCGCAAAATCTTAAGCCCAGATAGAGCGTCCACAGTCTCATAACATTCCCCGTATTCTAGGACCGGCCCCGCAGAAACCTGTTGCAAATACGATGGCAAAAAAGGATTCGCCTGCATTGGCAAGCCATCAACGCCAATTTGAGCCCCCGCCCCGAATTTTTCGAAAGCGTACATGTTACCGCATGTATTGTGGTAAGCCGCAGCCGAATACCATTCTTCATCAAAGCCAAAAGCTTTCATGGCAGCACCGGTCGCAGACCCATAGTTATAGATATCATCCAGATGCTCAACCGCTTCTTCCGAGAAGTTTTCAAAATCCGAATGGTTCTGCTGAAAATCGCGTATAACGACATCTAAATTAAGCACAGAATTTTCGGCGCTAGCCCCCTCTTTCGCAAGAGGTCTAGACCCATCCGTAGGACAGTCCGTCCTATATTGAGCGCCATCAAAATCAACAGGAGCAGGGTCACTTTCAGAGCAAGCTGCCAAACATGCCATAATCGGCACAATTAAAGCCAAATTTCTTTTATTTCTATTCATTTTTCCTCCTTACTATAGCTAGGCGATAAAAAACACACTAGCACTGAATAAAAGTTTGTTCTTAAAATAATAAAATTTTTCGCTTTATGCTATATGGCACTCCATATGGAGTGCATATAGCTCAGTTCGGTCATGCCAACAAGTAAACTTGTTGTCGCGACGCTCGCTTTATGCTATATTTAAGGCATGGCTTACGTACTTCTCATCCTTATCAGCATCGCAGGACTTGCACTCTGCGGTTTCTATCTCAAAAAGAACATTGTCCGCATCAAGGAAAAAAATAAGGACGAACCGAAAAAATACAAGCGTATCTGGAACTATGTGCCGACCGGACTTTGGTACGGCTACCTCATCCTGTTCTTCGCAGGCCTCACCATCAACAATACGATTTTCTAGTCATTAGTCATTGGTCTTTGGTCATTAGCATAGTAACTGCGGCGTAGCCGCCTAACTTCGAACTAATAACTAGAAACTAAAAACTAATAGCTAGTAATACACTTTCTGCGCTTCGAGCCAGCGTTCGTACAGGAACAAAGCAATAAAGTTCTTTCCATCGATAAACTGGTGAGCCGCTTCTTCGTAAGGCAAGACTTCCGTGCGAATCCATTCGTTCTCGTCGGTATAGGTCTGATTCTTGCCGTCCATCGCTTCGAGTTCTTCGCGCGTCACGCTACGTTCAATCGCATAAAGGCGGATGCGTTCGTCCAAAAGCCCGCAACTTCCGGCAAAGCCATCGCTTTTACCCTTGTACCAGAAGTCCATCAAATCAATAAGTTCGGAATCCTTCGCCTTGATTTGAGCCTCTTCTTCAAGTTCCGAAAGCGCCACCTTGCGGAAATCGCCCGACCAGTCGAGAATCCCTGCCGGAATTTCAAGCGAAGCCGTTTCCGAAATAGCAAATCGCGGCTGGCGCACCAAGAGTAAATAGCGTTTGCCTTCGCAATGAAGCACGACAAGCACGCCCACGGCATGGCCTCGCACAAGCACAATTCCGTGCACAGGCTTACCGTCTGGCAAAAAAGCCGTCGCATTCAGCTTGATGAACAGCGGCTCATGACGTTTGCTAAAGTAATCGACCGAAGCAAAATGCACCTTCGTAATATTGAACTTTTTCTCAGAAGCTTCAAGCCATTGTTTATAAATTTTACTTTCAAGAATAACGGGCTTATCTTCTTCGGCAATTTCAGCAGCAAAGGAATATTCAATCATTTCAACTCCGTCGAATCGGTGCGGAGCGTATCGTTTGCAACCGTCGCCGATTTCCAGATTTTATATAAACTATCTACAGAGATTTTATCTTCGGATTCAACCACAAGGCTATCCGTAGAAATGTCGTACGCCACCCAGTCCTTCTTTGTCGCAGGGCCGCAAGAACGTTCCTCTTCATTTGGCACAAAGAGTTCGCGAATAAACATCATCCGTCCGCCATAATAAAGCGCCGAATGAACAAAGCGACTTACCGTAGCACAGGTAGGGACTTCTTCCACGTAATACGTACTCGTGTGCCAAACGGTATCAGGACGCTCCATCACCTTGCCCAAAGCAGTAGAATCCAGTTCCCACTTTGCATCAAGGCAATACGTGGAATCCGAAGAAGCGCAAGCGTAACGCACTGGAACAAGGGCTGTATCACTAGTCTTCCAGGAGGTCGGATAAACAGTGTCCGCGATAACGGAATCGCACATATCTACACGCATCGTGCAATTTGCGCGAATCGTTCTCCAATGGAATATCTGCGGAGTCAGCGAATCCAAGACGCGCAAGACCGAGGGAGATTCTTTTGTCCGTAACGGCAGCGAACTAGGTTTTGCAAAAGCAGAATCGACATAAATAACGGATGTATCAAGTTCCAATTTCCCACGGCGCAACATGATGGAATCCAAAAGCGAATCCGCATCGTTCTTTACGACTATTCTCGTGATATTCGAAGAAATTCCTTCGTTCGTCAACCTCTTAAATGTCGTGTCCGGGCGAAACATCGGAGATGGGCAATCCTCCGTATTAACCTTGATATTTACCTTGGGCGAAATGACGATGGCCGAATCTTCAAAAGTATAATTCAAGTCAATTGACTTAAGCGAGCAATTCGAAAAAGACCAGATTTTTGAAAGCGTAATATAGAGCGTATCCGAAGTCAGATGAATCGCCCTACCAGAATCAAGCGTTGCGCCAAGAAAATAGCCATTACCCTCTACAGCCTGTCCATTTGGCATTACCGAAAGCGGGCCATCGCCATCCTGCGAGCACGAAGAAAATAACGCCATAAAAGACGACATCAAAATGACAAGCATGTAGACAGGAAAATTACTTGCAAAAGGACGCTTCATACGGGCTCACTCAAAATGGCAAATTCTTTTTGAATATAGCAATTTGAGCAGAATCCACCGGGTGTGTTGCCTTATAGAAATCTTTCCAGCGCACGAACAATCCATTCTGGCGAACTGTCAAGAAGAAAGAGGAACTGTCCTGCGGCGAAAGGCGGCCGACGGCGTCTTTCACGCTGAGCGTCTTGCCGACTACAGGCGCCATTTTCCAGTAACCGATGCCAAACATGCGCGACGTTATGCCGTTTCCGTGGTTAAGTTCAACAAACATGCCCAAGGAATCGCGTCCAGCTTCAAGCACAATCCCCGGAAGCACCGGATAAATCGGGGCTTCGCCAAGTCCCTTGAACAAATCGGCCGAAAGCAATTGCTCCAAACCTTCAAAGTCAAAGTTGTCTACAATCGCAAGCGCCGACCATCCCAGTGGGACATGCGGACACGGTCCCGGGAAAAGGCAGCCCGTCTTGCTCGAAATCCAGACCTTCGAGGAATCCTCGCGCATCATGTGCAAAAAGACATTGCGCGTCGAATCTTCAAGCACGACAAGAAGCGCATCGCCAAAGTCCTTCTTGGAGGCCACCCAATGAATTTTAGCCCCATCGTTTGCCAAATTTTTCACATAGCGCAAGAACGTATTCGGAAGTTCAAGCGAATCCGTCACAATCCATGAACACTGGGCATAATCGTTCTTCAGTTCAAACGGAGTTCCGTCATACGACGTGCAACCAGCAATCCAGTCTTCAACAACTGGAGGTGCAGGCTCTTCGTTACCAGGGAGCGGGAGCATATCCACCAACTTGTGGAACCAGCCATTTGTATAGGCGGCAATAATCAATGCAAAGACTAAGACAATCCTTATCAGCGGGAATTTGCGACGTTCCCGCCTCTTCCTTCGCTTTCCTTGATACTCAGAGAACTCTACAGCCATTGGTTACAAGACCAGATAAGTCACGACAGCAACGACAACCAGCAAGAGCACGATTACCGCAACAAGCGAACCCTTCGAAGACGAAGATTCGTCCACAAGAGGGTTCTTGTCCAAAATTTTCGGTTCCGACACCGTTTTTTGCGGAGCGGGTTGAGGCGTCTGCGGAGCAGCTGAAGTTTCAACAGCTGCCGACGATTCCGAAATTTGCGGTTCCGCTTTCGCAGGTTCCTCTTGAACAAGCTTTTTCTGTTCCACCGGAACATAGGCCGCCATTTCTTCTTCACTCATGAAAATTCGAATATAGCGTTCAAGACCCACTTTCTTGAGGCTTTTAGCAAGGCACTCCCTATCGGCAAGAACAGCAAACGTTCCATTCCGCTTGGAAAGTTCCTGGTGGAACTGCATAAAGGCATTATACGCATCGCTATAGA
This region includes:
- the infB gene encoding translation initiation factor IF-2, whose amino-acid sequence is MKPKDWADAHGLKVDVVMKLLRDAGVAVRTHMSKLDMADFAKIEDAAAAEKQKQDARNKNLKRPATSESDSSASAPAKKKETSVATNRLGLKVSLKKGPGPRKEAPKPAAKQDVKPSVAKTAAPAAVKPAAPAPAQVAPKPAAPAPAQVAPAAPAPKPAAPAPAPAAAPAAPAVKPAAPAQAPAPQAKPAAPAPAQAAPKPAAPAPAAKPAAPAVKPAAPQPTMMSATTELKQPPMKAQVFKPDAAILARIEKSRQQAQAARNNHRPNGGNRNGGNGQGYTGTFGRLSNNGNGGNDNRNNNNNNRRPNGGNASSSSRGYTGRNGGFSSGSMQEAFNASNNNNQSLGQNNQNGKGNGKGQNGRHANDKNRRSNTKDRQEMQREQQQEAVRQNVSRVMASLSKNPVKKVYHKDHSENNTGEEKKILKTSDFITVGELAGLMDQMPARVIAKCMEMGMMVTINARLDFETIQILADEFGYEAQLMEEYEEEALGIEEESQENLQPRHPVVTVMGHVDHGKTSLLDWIRKTHVVSGESGGITQHIGAYEVTTKQGKVTFLDTPGHEAFSAMRARGSQVTDVIVLVVAADSMVMPQTVECIELAKRENVPMVVAITKMDLPTANPDKIRAQLAERGVEVEQWGGQTSCIEVSARTGQGMDVLLETLALEAEILELKANPDTHARGAVVESKLDVGKGSMATILVQNGTLHVGDPFVCGIYAGRVRAMFNERGEQMKEAPPSAPCQVLGFDGTPQAGDELVVVEDEKTAREIASKRRMAARERDLRARKTVSLENSFNAKKEGTLSELNLIVKADVGGSAEALAASLEKLTNKEVRVNIIRKGVGTITESDILFATTAQAIIISFHLMPSLAVREMAQKEGIEIRNYRVIYDCIEDIKNAVEGLLKPIMREELVGEAEIRQVFKVPKVGLIAGCMVTDGEVDRTSHVRVYRNGIELGTTVVQSLKRMKDDVKSVARGFECGIGLKGYDDIKEGDSLIFFKEVKVARTLEDVAREEAEEKAKKAAEEAAAAKESN
- the nusA gene encoding transcription termination factor NusA, translated to MKNEPKVNLLDVLKEVVEDKSVDDSVILDALKKALISAARKYLHIEKKINVDIDMETNEVHVFLNVEVVDDYPDYDPNMTADEVAEMDEGYMLVDEARDFNEDAQAGDSLYMELPTSSFGRQAIQTAKQLLTQHIRSAECQRIMDIYRSRIGTIINGTVLRLEQRNVIVDLGNKIEAELPAREQIPHERLTQGASVKAVIARVEESTKSGAQVILSRSNADFLKALLRQEVPEIYEGTVEIKAVARDSKNRRAKIAVYSRDEKIDPVGACVGMKGARVQTIVRELGNERIDIVHWDENFDVFVQRSLAPASVLKMFPVPDTDRIVIIVDDENLAQAIGKGGQNVELAGRLVDRKLDVHGEQEWSQMDEEAKNNILAPNYEDERRMRAKRMDEDRKAKAAAVKKDVNA
- the rimP gene encoding ribosome maturation factor RimP, whose product is MVAQEKLNSLIADACKSASVTLVEADVFRAGKRKTLRIFIDKPEGVTIDDCTNVSHFLSDALDLDPELIEGAYTLEVSSPGIDRPLKSMADFERNKGRLLRVTRSTGKPVTGELLNADEENLTLKLKGNAGEIVIPRSEVLSAKVEVEIK
- a CDS encoding fibro-slime domain-containing protein; the encoded protein is MNRNKRNLALIVPIMACLAACSESDPAPVDFDGAQYRTDCPTDGSRPLAKEGASAENSVLNLDVVIRDFQQNHSDFENFSEEAVEHLDDIYNYGSATGAAMKAFGFDEEWYSAAAYHNTCGNMYAFEKFGAGAQIGVDGLPMQANPFLPSYLQQVSAGPVLEYGECYETVDALSGLKILRGYKNALDNVNGLKCPGGKNNWANPVVYTPGMVNPYLLFKNTSNDGTIDMYDVAVQKLNERCDNKNFDQWFADVPSVNKRVNMILDLVRSSDENNDFVYNYNSSNGGFFPLDSVNPVNREWVSAKPCIETIQLTGSCEVFEPQSLSIFCPPYRYQYAQTQQDLYGQSTAKLCADWLNAGGPRAVNSEGTGHSAALQATIKNGTLGLQHLRNYGFTMEGYTTFQYKSSNQLPVPEELKFISSGDLWVFVDGVLVIDLGGTHLPAPGSVSIQTLAKNNHGCHVGEPLAMYTNCDGASDATGWADDSWHHLHFFVANRQTEISDFSMSLPSSFSIYAAPSRYGMPMVRKVTTLVDEAGFALNSLYVNTELADSTVAKMNSSQVPSFVVLRGDNVYGFYVSRISGATNKGEEGTMYQFEGVLKDVDGNVVEGGILHGDRIAFNVPYSMTLDEEGNGGNYPAGKWAQLMFWAKLMDFYIASSSGNRVEGFTEPEKFGEIGVNCAY
- a CDS encoding NUDIX domain-containing protein yields the protein MIEYSFAAEIAEEDKPVILESKIYKQWLEASEKKFNITKVHFASVDYFSKRHEPLFIKLNATAFLPDGKPVHGIVLVRGHAVGVLVVLHCEGKRYLLLVRQPRFAISETASLEIPAGILDWSGDFRKVALSELEEEAQIKAKDSELIDLMDFWYKGKSDGFAGSCGLLDERIRLYAIERSVTREELEAMDGKNQTYTDENEWIRTEVLPYEEAAHQFIDGKNFIALFLYERWLEAQKVYY
- a CDS encoding peptidase M23; this encodes MIIAAYTNGWFHKLVDMLPLPGNEEPAPPVVEDWIAGCTSYDGTPFELKNDYAQCSWIVTDSLELPNTFLRYVKNLANDGAKIHWVASKKDFGDALLVVLEDSTRNVFLHMMREDSSKVWISSKTGCLFPGPCPHVPLGWSALAIVDNFDFEGLEQLLSADLFKGLGEAPIYPVLPGIVLEAGRDSLGMFVELNHGNGITSRMFGIGYWKMAPVVGKTLSVKDAVGRLSPQDSSSFFLTVRQNGLFVRWKDFYKATHPVDSAQIAIFKKNLPF
- a CDS encoding STAS domain-containing protein — encoded protein: MGLFRVLPAPLNPIGAFDAESFKANFRAVMAENDDVKFIGVDLSGIDFVYSDAYNAFMQFHQELSKRNGTFAVLADRECLAKSLKKVGLERYIRIFMSEEEMAAYVPVEQKKLVQEEPAKAEPQISESSAAVETSAAPQTPQPAPQKTVSEPKILDKNPLVDESSSSKGSLVAVIVLLLVVVAVVTYLVL